A stretch of the Clostridium fungisolvens genome encodes the following:
- a CDS encoding rubredoxin, translating to MKRYVCIECGYIYDPAIGDSSQDIVPGTAFEALPEYWLCPICGEPLDMFEELEY from the coding sequence ATGAAAAGATACGTTTGCATAGAATGTGGTTATATTTATGACCCGGCTATTGGCGATAGTTCTCAAGATATAGTACCAGGCACAGCTTTTGAAGCTTTGCCAGAATACTGGCTTTGCCCGATTTGCGGGGAGCCCTTAGATATGTTTGAAGAACTAGAATATTAA
- a CDS encoding sodium-translocating pyrophosphatase, with protein sequence MDYLIVSVLTGLLALAFAFMLRSSIVKREVKNERMNEIAGYIEEGAMAFLRREYKYLAVFIVVVAICLGIFVHIQTAICFVIGALFSIGAGFFGMKVAVKANVRTTEAAMRGIKEALTIAFSGGSVMGMCVVGLGILGLGLLSIIFDLKVEYITGFGFGASSIALFARVGGGIYTKAADVGADLVGKVEAGIPEDDPRNPAVIADNVGDNVGDVAGMGADLFESYVGSIISAITLGAVIELTSGKEGILFPIAVSCVGIIASIIGSLVVKNLKGDNPQKTLNTGTYTAGVIMIIGSAIFSNTMFGSFKPFGAVIVGILVGLAIGKITEIYTSSDYKYVQNIANQSETGPATNIISGLSVGMRSTVAPVILISLGILVAYFVIGGRDNSMIGLYGIALSAVGMLSTTATTVAVDAYGPIADNAGGIAEMADLPEEVRNITDKLDSVGNTTAAIGKGFAIGSAALTALALFASYAQAVNLKVIDLLNPLTLIGLLIGSMIPFIFAALAMEAVGKAANNMVEEVRKQFREHPGIMEGTEKPNYTRCVDISTQAALTQMVLPGIIAVAVPIVMGMLFGTEALAGTIAGAVGTGVLMAVMMANAGGAWDNAKKYIEAGAHGGKGSFAHKAGVVGDTVGDPFKDTAGPAMNILIKLMTIVSLVFATVIANYGGIISNLFSK encoded by the coding sequence ATGGATTATCTAATAGTTTCTGTCCTAACAGGTCTACTGGCTTTAGCCTTTGCTTTTATGCTGCGTAGTAGCATAGTTAAAAGAGAGGTAAAAAACGAAAGAATGAATGAAATAGCTGGATACATTGAAGAAGGTGCAATGGCTTTTTTAAGAAGAGAATATAAATACCTAGCTGTATTTATAGTAGTTGTTGCTATCTGTCTCGGAATATTTGTTCATATACAAACTGCAATTTGCTTTGTAATTGGCGCCTTATTTTCTATAGGAGCAGGTTTTTTTGGAATGAAGGTTGCAGTAAAAGCAAATGTAAGAACTACTGAAGCTGCTATGAGAGGAATCAAAGAAGCCTTAACTATAGCATTTTCAGGTGGATCTGTTATGGGAATGTGTGTTGTAGGCTTAGGGATACTAGGACTGGGGCTGCTTTCCATAATATTTGACTTAAAAGTTGAATACATCACTGGTTTTGGATTTGGTGCTTCATCTATAGCTCTATTTGCAAGAGTAGGAGGAGGTATTTATACAAAAGCTGCAGATGTAGGGGCTGATTTAGTTGGAAAGGTCGAAGCTGGCATACCAGAAGATGACCCTAGAAATCCAGCAGTTATAGCAGATAATGTAGGAGACAACGTGGGAGATGTGGCTGGTATGGGGGCTGACTTATTTGAAAGTTATGTAGGTTCAATTATTTCAGCAATCACTTTAGGAGCTGTTATTGAACTGACTTCAGGGAAAGAAGGGATATTATTCCCTATAGCTGTATCCTGTGTTGGTATAATAGCTTCAATTATAGGTTCATTGGTAGTTAAGAATTTAAAAGGAGATAATCCTCAAAAAACATTAAATACTGGTACGTATACAGCTGGAGTTATTATGATAATAGGCTCTGCTATATTTAGCAATACAATGTTTGGTAGCTTTAAACCATTTGGTGCTGTAATCGTTGGCATTTTAGTTGGGCTTGCTATAGGTAAAATAACTGAAATATATACTTCTTCTGATTATAAGTATGTACAAAATATAGCTAATCAATCAGAAACAGGACCTGCGACTAATATAATATCAGGACTTTCAGTAGGTATGAGATCTACAGTAGCTCCTGTAATACTAATATCCTTGGGTATTTTAGTTGCTTACTTTGTAATAGGTGGAAGAGATAACTCGATGATAGGGCTCTATGGTATAGCTCTTTCTGCAGTAGGGATGCTTTCAACTACAGCTACAACAGTAGCAGTGGATGCTTATGGACCTATTGCTGATAATGCTGGCGGGATAGCTGAAATGGCTGATTTGCCTGAAGAGGTACGTAATATCACAGATAAATTAGATTCTGTAGGAAATACTACAGCAGCTATTGGTAAGGGATTTGCTATAGGGTCTGCGGCTTTAACTGCATTAGCACTATTTGCGTCTTATGCTCAAGCTGTAAATCTAAAGGTTATAGATTTATTGAATCCACTTACTCTTATAGGACTTCTTATAGGATCTATGATTCCTTTTATATTTGCTGCACTAGCAATGGAAGCTGTAGGAAAGGCTGCAAATAACATGGTAGAAGAAGTAAGAAAACAGTTTAGAGAACATCCAGGAATAATGGAGGGAACAGAGAAACCTAATTATACTAGATGTGTAGATATATCCACTCAAGCAGCATTAACACAAATGGTATTACCAGGAATTATAGCTGTGGCTGTACCGATAGTTATGGGAATGTTATTTGGCACTGAAGCACTTGCAGGTACAATTGCTGGAGCTGTAGGCACTGGTGTACTTATGGCTGTAATGATGGCCAATGCAGGAGGAGCTTGGGATAATGCAAAGAAGTATATAGAGGCTGGCGCTCATGGCGGAAAAGGAAGCTTTGCTCATAAGGCAGGAGTGGTAGGGGATACAGTAGGGGATCCTTTTAAGGATACTGCAGGTCCGGCTATGAATATATTAATAAAACTAATGACTATAGTTTCTTTAGTTTTTGCTACGGTGATTGCGAACTACGGTGGCATAATCTCTAATTTATTTTCTAAATAG
- the eno gene encoding phosphopyruvate hydratase: MKQYVEIVDVLARQILDSRCFPTVEVEVVLEDGTIGRAAVPSGASTGIYEAVELRDDDKTKYQGKGVLKAVQNVNETIATELIGMNVFDQTLIDESLIVLDGTDNKSKLGANAILGVSLAVADAAAKYLGLPLYQYIGGVNAKVLPVPMMNIINGGKHADNSVDLQEFMIMPAGAQSFSDALRMSAEVYHSLKKILNDKGYATGVGDEGGFAPNLKSNEEALQVIIEAINKAGYKPGEEIFIAIDCASSEYYKDGKYVLEHEGKTLDATEMADFLAAWVEKYPIISIEDGMAEEDWEGWKVLTDKLGGKIQLVGDDLFVTNTERLSTGIQKKVANSILIKLNQIGTLTETLNAIEMANRAGYTAVISHRSGETEDTTIADLVVAVNAGQIKTGAPARSERVAKYNQLLRIEEELDEIGEYRGLGAFFNIKK, from the coding sequence ATGAAACAATATGTTGAAATCGTAGATGTGCTTGCAAGACAAATTTTAGATTCAAGATGCTTCCCAACTGTAGAGGTAGAAGTAGTTCTTGAAGATGGTACAATAGGAAGAGCAGCTGTTCCATCAGGTGCTTCAACTGGTATTTATGAAGCTGTTGAATTAAGAGATGATGATAAAACTAAATATCAGGGAAAAGGTGTTCTAAAAGCTGTTCAAAACGTAAATGAAACAATAGCGACAGAGCTTATTGGAATGAATGTTTTTGACCAAACATTAATAGATGAAAGTTTAATTGTATTAGATGGAACTGATAACAAAAGTAAATTAGGAGCTAATGCTATTCTAGGTGTTTCTTTAGCAGTTGCAGATGCTGCAGCTAAGTACTTAGGACTTCCATTATATCAATATATAGGCGGAGTAAATGCTAAGGTTTTACCAGTGCCTATGATGAACATAATCAATGGTGGAAAGCATGCTGATAACTCAGTAGATTTACAAGAGTTCATGATTATGCCAGCTGGTGCTCAAAGCTTCAGTGATGCATTAAGAATGAGTGCAGAAGTTTATCATTCATTAAAGAAAATATTAAATGACAAAGGCTATGCTACTGGTGTAGGTGACGAAGGTGGATTCGCTCCAAATCTTAAATCAAATGAAGAAGCTTTACAAGTTATCATAGAAGCTATCAATAAAGCTGGTTACAAACCAGGTGAAGAAATCTTCATAGCTATTGACTGTGCTTCCTCAGAATACTATAAAGATGGTAAGTATGTTTTAGAACATGAAGGAAAGACTTTAGATGCTACTGAAATGGCCGATTTCTTAGCTGCTTGGGTTGAAAAATATCCAATAATCTCAATCGAAGATGGTATGGCTGAAGAGGATTGGGAAGGATGGAAGGTTTTAACTGATAAGCTAGGAGGAAAGATTCAATTAGTTGGTGATGACTTATTTGTTACTAACACTGAAAGATTATCAACTGGAATTCAGAAGAAGGTTGCAAACTCAATACTAATTAAGCTTAATCAAATCGGTACTCTAACTGAGACTTTGAATGCTATAGAGATGGCTAACAGAGCAGGATATACTGCTGTAATTTCTCATAGATCAGGTGAAACTGAAGATACAACTATAGCAGATCTTGTTGTAGCTGTTAATGCAGGTCAAATCAAGACTGGTGCTCCAGCTAGATCAGAAAGAGTTGCTAAGTACAATCAATTACTAAGAATTGAAGAAGAATTAGATGAAATTGGAGAATATAGAGGATTAGGTGCATTCTTTAACATAAAGAAATAA
- a CDS encoding transporter substrate-binding domain-containing protein, translating to MKKIASILALALTLTLAGCSSAPSKTASNSGTSGKPADIQKIIDRGTLKVGVKVDVPKYGYKDPSTGKIDGFEIDIAKAVAKKILGDENKVDLQAVTAKTRGPLLDSGEIDMVAATFTITEERKKSYNFSDPYFTDGVGLLVKKDAGISSFKDLNGKKIGVAQSSTTKKALQEEADKQGIKVTFSEFASYPEIKTALSSGRVDCFSVDGAILLGYLDDNTKILSDKFSPQNYGIASKKDNTELAKVINETIAEMKSSGDLQKLIDKWGLK from the coding sequence ATGAAAAAAATAGCTTCAATTCTAGCTCTTGCACTTACACTTACTTTAGCTGGATGCTCATCGGCTCCAAGTAAAACTGCTTCAAACAGTGGTACTAGCGGTAAACCAGCGGATATACAGAAAATTATTGACAGAGGAACTCTAAAAGTTGGGGTAAAAGTAGACGTTCCAAAGTACGGTTATAAGGATCCTAGTACAGGAAAAATTGATGGATTTGAAATTGATATAGCAAAAGCTGTAGCAAAGAAAATACTAGGGGATGAAAATAAGGTTGATTTACAAGCTGTAACAGCTAAAACTAGAGGACCGCTTTTAGATAGTGGAGAAATAGATATGGTAGCTGCTACATTTACAATAACTGAAGAAAGAAAAAAGAGTTATAACTTCTCTGATCCATACTTTACAGATGGAGTAGGTTTGTTAGTTAAAAAGGATGCAGGAATAAGTAGCTTTAAGGATTTAAATGGTAAGAAGATAGGTGTTGCTCAAAGTTCCACAACTAAGAAGGCGTTACAAGAAGAAGCTGATAAGCAAGGTATTAAGGTAACTTTCTCAGAATTTGCAAGTTATCCAGAGATAAAAACAGCTTTATCTTCTGGAAGAGTTGATTGTTTCTCAGTTGATGGTGCTATATTGCTTGGATACTTAGATGATAATACTAAGATATTATCTGATAAATTTAGTCCTCAAAACTATGGTATAGCTTCAAAGAAGGATAATACTGAGCTTGCTAAAGTTATAAATGAAACCATCGCAGAAATGAAGTCATCAGGAGATTTACAAAAGTTAATCGATAAGTGGGGGCTTAAATAA
- the tpiA gene encoding triose-phosphate isomerase produces the protein MRKAIIAGNWKMHYTVDEAVKFIEELKPLVEGAASEVVVCPTFVALDAVKKAVAGTNIKVGAQNMHWEEKGAFTGEIAPGMLEALAIDYVVIGHSERRQYFAETDETVNKKLKAAFAHKIVPILCVGESLEERESGKTNAVIEAQIKVDLAGLTKEQVEELVIAYEPIWAIGTGKTATSEQANETIAAIRKMVADIFGAEAADKTRIQYGGSVKPSTIKEQMEQSDIDGALVGGASLVATDFAGIVNY, from the coding sequence ATGAGAAAAGCAATAATCGCAGGAAACTGGAAAATGCATTACACTGTTGATGAAGCAGTTAAGTTTATAGAAGAATTAAAGCCATTAGTGGAAGGTGCTGCTAGTGAAGTAGTTGTTTGCCCAACATTTGTGGCTTTAGATGCTGTTAAAAAGGCAGTAGCTGGTACTAACATAAAAGTTGGAGCTCAAAACATGCATTGGGAAGAAAAAGGCGCTTTCACTGGAGAAATAGCTCCAGGTATGTTAGAAGCTTTAGCTATAGATTACGTAGTAATAGGACATAGTGAAAGAAGACAATACTTTGCTGAAACTGATGAAACAGTTAACAAGAAGTTAAAGGCTGCTTTTGCACATAAGATAGTTCCAATACTATGTGTTGGTGAAAGCTTAGAAGAAAGAGAATCAGGAAAAACTAATGCAGTTATAGAAGCTCAAATAAAAGTTGACTTAGCTGGATTAACTAAAGAACAAGTTGAAGAATTAGTTATAGCTTACGAACCAATCTGGGCTATAGGAACTGGTAAAACAGCTACATCAGAACAAGCTAACGAAACAATTGCTGCTATAAGAAAGATGGTTGCTGATATATTTGGAGCAGAAGCTGCTGATAAGACTAGAATCCAATATGGTGGAAGTGTTAAGCCTTCAACAATAAAGGAACAAATGGAACAATCAGACATAGACGGTGCTTTAGTTGGTGGAGCAAGCTTAGTAGCAACTGACTTCGCAGGAATCGTTAACTATTAG
- a CDS encoding amino acid ABC transporter ATP-binding protein, with the protein MIKLERVNKHFGKLHVLKDIDLTVNEGEKLVVIGPSGSGKSTLIRCINFLEVPTSGKVIVDGVDLTAPRAPITKVRQSAAMVFQGFNLYPHKTVLENLTLAPIKIQKVSKEQAEKTGLEYLEKVGLKHKANAYPSQLSGGQQQRVAIARALNMHPKIILFDEPTSALDPEMIQEVLDVMVNLSHEKITMVVVTHEMGFARQVADRVIFMDGGKIIEQGTPEHFFKNPTHDRTKAFLSKILR; encoded by the coding sequence ATGATTAAACTTGAAAGAGTAAACAAGCATTTTGGAAAGTTACATGTGTTAAAGGATATAGACTTAACTGTAAATGAAGGGGAAAAGTTAGTAGTTATCGGGCCAAGTGGCTCTGGAAAAAGTACTTTAATAAGATGTATTAACTTTTTAGAAGTACCAACTTCAGGTAAGGTTATAGTAGATGGGGTTGACCTTACTGCTCCTAGAGCACCTATTACAAAAGTTAGGCAGTCAGCGGCTATGGTATTTCAAGGTTTTAACCTATATCCTCACAAGACTGTACTTGAAAACTTAACACTTGCTCCAATTAAAATACAGAAAGTATCTAAAGAACAGGCAGAAAAAACTGGGCTTGAGTATTTAGAAAAGGTTGGATTAAAACATAAAGCAAATGCATATCCATCACAGTTATCTGGAGGACAACAGCAAAGAGTTGCAATTGCAAGGGCTCTTAACATGCATCCTAAGATAATACTTTTTGATGAACCAACATCAGCTCTAGATCCAGAAATGATACAAGAGGTTCTAGATGTTATGGTTAACTTATCTCATGAAAAAATAACAATGGTAGTTGTTACACATGAGATGGGATTCGCAAGACAAGTTGCAGATAGAGTTATATTTATGGATGGAGGAAAAATAATCGAACAGGGGACACCAGAGCATTTCTTCAAAAATCCTACACATGATAGAACAAAAGCTTTCTTAAGCAAAATTTTAAGATAA
- a CDS encoding amino acid ABC transporter permease, translating into MNGPFAWFKWQAVFTDWRVFFDGFAMTLKVSILALLLALAVGVLFGIFSTSKIKVLEIISRIYVEFIQNTPLLIQVFFLYNGLPHLGLVLSVFIIGVLGIGMYHGAYIAEVVRAGIESINKGQLEAAYSQGFSYWEAMRYIILPQAKNVMLPPMTNQAVNLIKNTSILSIIAGGDLMYQTDSWSSANLYYGPAYVITGLLYLALCFPLTSLARSLENRESKMLRRDAVEEIELDYKEEATA; encoded by the coding sequence ATGAATGGTCCTTTCGCCTGGTTTAAATGGCAAGCAGTATTCACTGATTGGAGAGTATTTTTTGATGGTTTCGCCATGACTCTTAAAGTGTCTATTTTAGCATTGTTGCTAGCTTTAGCTGTGGGCGTGTTGTTTGGAATATTCTCAACCTCTAAGATAAAAGTACTAGAGATAATAAGTAGAATATATGTAGAGTTTATACAAAATACTCCATTGCTTATACAGGTATTCTTTTTATACAACGGACTTCCACACTTAGGTTTAGTTCTGTCAGTTTTCATAATAGGTGTATTGGGAATTGGTATGTATCATGGAGCTTATATTGCAGAGGTTGTAAGAGCTGGAATAGAGTCTATAAACAAAGGGCAATTGGAAGCGGCTTACTCTCAAGGGTTCTCTTACTGGGAGGCTATGAGATATATAATACTACCTCAAGCTAAAAATGTAATGCTTCCACCTATGACAAACCAAGCAGTTAATCTTATAAAAAATACATCTATACTTTCAATAATAGCTGGTGGAGACTTAATGTATCAGACAGATTCATGGTCTAGTGCTAATCTATATTATGGACCAGCCTATGTTATTACTGGTTTACTATATTTAGCGTTATGCTTCCCACTAACTAGCCTTGCTAGAAGCTTAGAGAATAGAGAGAGTAAAATGCTTCGTAGAGATGCTGTCGAAGAAATTGAGTTAGACTATAAAGAGGAGGCAACTGCATGA
- a CDS encoding amino acid ABC transporter permease, which translates to MMNGLFSFANIKFILQGFGLTLYIAIITIILSMIFGTILGILRSTSKGIPGKLAALYIEIVRNTPALLWILVTRFIANMKPVNAGILALTIFTSSIIGEIVRGGLNSIKKGQWEAAHSQGFTNIQTLRYIIIPQAFKNMIPALVSQYITVIKDTSFLWGVGIEEVTGKGMILMGMYASTTQVFLIFGTIAVMYFVVNYILSVVFRAQQQRLILQV; encoded by the coding sequence ATGATGAATGGATTGTTTTCTTTTGCTAATATAAAATTCATACTTCAGGGGTTTGGTCTTACCCTTTATATAGCTATAATAACCATAATTCTAAGTATGATATTTGGTACAATACTTGGAATACTTAGAAGTACTTCTAAAGGTATTCCTGGAAAATTGGCAGCATTATATATTGAGATTGTGAGAAATACTCCAGCGCTTTTATGGATTTTAGTTACAAGGTTTATTGCAAATATGAAACCTGTAAATGCGGGAATATTAGCACTAACTATATTTACGTCCTCTATAATAGGAGAGATCGTAAGAGGTGGGCTTAATTCCATTAAGAAAGGTCAATGGGAAGCAGCACATTCTCAAGGGTTTACTAATATTCAGACTCTTAGATATATCATAATACCACAAGCCTTTAAGAATATGATTCCTGCTCTAGTATCTCAGTATATTACTGTAATAAAGGATACATCATTCTTATGGGGTGTTGGGATAGAAGAAGTTACAGGAAAAGGAATGATTCTCATGGGAATGTACGCAAGTACAACACAAGTGTTCCTTATATTTGGTACAATTGCGGTTATGTATTTCGTAGTGAATTATATCCTGTCTGTAGTATTTAGAGCTCAGCAACAAAGATTAATATTGCAAGTATAA
- the secG gene encoding preprotein translocase subunit SecG yields MHNVLTALEVIIGIIIIVSVLLQPSKADALSGLIQGKSETFYSKNKGRTKEAALRNVTIIASILFALNTVALNFI; encoded by the coding sequence ATGCATAACGTTTTAACAGCATTAGAAGTTATTATTGGAATAATCATAATAGTATCAGTATTACTACAACCAAGCAAAGCTGATGCGCTAAGCGGATTAATCCAAGGTAAAAGCGAAACTTTTTACTCTAAAAATAAAGGAAGAACAAAAGAAGCTGCACTTAGAAATGTTACTATAATTGCATCAATATTATTTGCTCTAAATACAGTAGCTCTAAACTTTATATAA
- the gpmI gene encoding 2,3-bisphosphoglycerate-independent phosphoglycerate mutase, which produces MTKKPVMLMILDGFGVAPKSDGNAVEAANKPNFDRYFAEYPHTTIQASGMDVGLPTGQMGNSEVGHLNIGAGRIIYQELTRITKAIEDGDFFDNEELNLAVDNALKNDSALHLLGLLSDGGVHSHIDHIKGLLTLAKKKGLTKVYVHPFMDGRDVAPSSGKGFIEDLESYMKEIGVGKIATVSGRYYAMDRDNRWERVQLAYDAIVNAKGETANSAVECMESSYHDNKTDEFVLPCVILEDGHPTGNIKNGDSVIFFNFRPDRAREITRAINDKEFAGFERETLNLTYVTMTQYDKSLEGVHVAYKPQTITNTLGQYVADKGLNQLRIAETEKYAHVTFFFNGGVEAPNKGEDRALIPSPKVATYDLKPEMSAYELTEELLAKLDSDTYDMIILNYANPDMVGHTGVFEAAKKAIEAVDECAGKVIEKVLEKDGTVFVTADHGNAEVMIDFSTGGPMTSHTTEPVPYLWIANNAKGKELREGGRLSDIAPTMLETMGLEVPAEMTGKTLIK; this is translated from the coding sequence ATGACTAAAAAGCCAGTAATGTTAATGATATTAGACGGATTTGGAGTAGCTCCTAAGTCAGACGGAAATGCTGTAGAAGCAGCTAATAAGCCAAATTTCGATAGATACTTTGCAGAATATCCACATACTACAATTCAAGCAAGTGGTATGGATGTAGGTCTACCAACTGGACAAATGGGTAATTCAGAAGTTGGTCACTTAAATATAGGTGCAGGAAGAATAATATACCAAGAACTTACAAGAATAACTAAAGCTATTGAAGATGGAGATTTCTTTGATAATGAAGAATTAAATCTTGCAGTAGATAACGCTTTAAAGAATGATAGTGCATTACATCTATTAGGACTTCTTTCTGATGGTGGAGTTCACTCACATATAGATCATATAAAAGGATTATTGACTTTAGCTAAGAAAAAAGGATTAACTAAAGTTTATGTTCATCCTTTCATGGATGGAAGAGACGTTGCTCCGTCATCAGGTAAGGGATTTATAGAAGATTTAGAAAGCTATATGAAAGAAATTGGAGTAGGTAAGATCGCTACAGTTAGCGGAAGATACTACGCTATGGATAGAGATAATAGATGGGAAAGAGTTCAATTAGCTTATGATGCAATAGTAAATGCTAAGGGTGAAACAGCTAACAGTGCAGTAGAATGTATGGAAAGCTCATACCATGATAACAAGACTGATGAATTTGTTTTACCATGTGTTATATTAGAAGATGGACATCCAACTGGCAACATTAAAAACGGAGATTCAGTAATATTCTTCAACTTCAGACCAGATAGAGCTAGAGAAATAACTAGAGCTATAAATGATAAAGAATTCGCTGGATTTGAAAGAGAAACTTTAAATCTTACTTATGTTACTATGACCCAATACGATAAGAGTTTGGAAGGGGTACATGTAGCGTACAAGCCACAAACTATCACAAATACATTAGGACAATATGTTGCTGATAAAGGCTTAAACCAATTAAGAATAGCTGAAACTGAAAAATACGCTCACGTAACTTTCTTCTTTAATGGGGGAGTTGAAGCTCCAAACAAAGGTGAGGATAGAGCTCTTATACCTTCACCAAAGGTTGCAACTTATGACTTGAAGCCAGAAATGAGCGCGTATGAATTAACTGAAGAACTTTTAGCTAAGTTAGATTCAGATACTTATGATATGATAATCCTTAACTATGCTAACCCAGACATGGTTGGTCATACTGGAGTTTTCGAAGCAGCTAAGAAAGCTATTGAAGCTGTAGATGAATGTGCTGGTAAGGTAATAGAAAAGGTTCTTGAAAAAGACGGTACTGTATTTGTAACAGCTGACCATGGTAATGCAGAAGTTATGATAGACTTCTCAACAGGTGGTCCTATGACTTCTCATACAACTGAGCCAGTTCCATACTTATGGATAGCAAACAATGCTAAGGGTAAAGAACTAAGAGAAGGCGGAAGACTTTCTGATATAGCACCAACAATGCTTGAAACAATGGGCTTAGAAGTTCCAGCAGAAATGACAGGAAAAACACTTATAAAGTAA